A window of Tautonia plasticadhaerens contains these coding sequences:
- a CDS encoding PVC-type heme-binding CxxCH protein, with protein sequence MLHRSIRRFLPLPLLLVVSASAAPTPLDEDLARELPRIPPTEAADAPATFRVQHGFSLAPVAVEPLITDPVDASYDADGRLYVVEMRGYPYPEDVPTGRVRLIDDADDDGRFDSGTTFLDDLSWPTAVVPYDGGVFIAVAPEILYAKDTDGDGVADVREVAFSGFGTSNVQGLVNGLLWGPDGWIYGVSSSNGADRVVNHLDPGADLIPLGTRDFRFKPDGSAFEPVSGGGQNGHAFDDWGHRFTCNNSNHIRQVVLPADALARNPDYAASTPIIDIAAEGAAAPVFRISPVEPWRIVRTRQRAADPEFRRRLPPNELVPSGFFTSATGVTIYRGTAFGPDYLGNAFIGDVGGNLVHRKHLAVDGSTFEATRAEEGVEFAASTDNWFRPVNFRNTPDGTLLVLDMYRETIEHPASIPEPIKQHLDLTSGHDRGRIYDLVPADFEPRERPRLSRAPDAELVPLLADPDSWWRETAQRLLIERDARDAIPALRALAADRPTALGRMHALWTLSALGGLTAGDLLPALSDAEPRVRENAARLAEPLVADADAAADDLRDALLALARDEDPMVRFQAALSTGVVPGPEAIDALAAVVSEDSGDRWTRSAVMTALDGRADALLSSLIDLPGFLDRPEATAWLGELALLVGASGDRGPIDALIARIGHPEARPAVVLAILNGLGEGLRRSGGDPAVLTSGPAGEALAPVFERAAEAASAGGDGPDRIEAIRLLALAPSGLALETLPELLDGRQPSPVQLAALRALGDRAEPEVGPILTAAWRGFGPSSRREATEVLFARPDRLSALLDAMQSGAIPPGQLDPARRDQLLQHRDASVRGRAEQLLAGTSASSTRAEVIASYRDALSLEGGPDRGQVVFRKACATCHKAEGFGAEVGPDLATVTNRTPEDLVIHILDPNREVLPQYLNYNVATVDGRVLSGQVASESPTSITLKRAEGVTDVVPRDQIDEFASTGQSLMPEGLEEEVTVEQMADLIAYLKGLQGG encoded by the coding sequence ATGCTGCACCGGTCCATCCGTCGATTCCTCCCCCTGCCGCTCCTGCTCGTCGTCTCGGCCTCGGCCGCCCCCACCCCCCTCGACGAAGACCTCGCCCGGGAACTCCCCCGCATCCCGCCGACCGAGGCCGCCGACGCCCCCGCCACCTTCCGGGTCCAGCACGGATTCTCGCTCGCGCCGGTCGCCGTCGAGCCCCTGATCACCGACCCCGTCGACGCCAGCTACGACGCCGACGGCCGGCTCTACGTCGTCGAGATGCGCGGCTATCCCTACCCCGAGGACGTGCCCACCGGCCGGGTCCGCCTCATCGACGACGCGGACGACGACGGCCGGTTCGACTCCGGCACCACCTTCCTCGACGACCTCTCCTGGCCCACGGCGGTCGTCCCCTACGACGGCGGCGTCTTCATCGCCGTGGCCCCGGAGATCCTCTACGCCAAGGACACCGACGGCGACGGCGTCGCCGACGTCCGCGAGGTCGCCTTCTCCGGCTTCGGCACGAGCAACGTGCAGGGCCTGGTCAACGGCCTGCTCTGGGGCCCCGACGGCTGGATCTACGGCGTCTCCAGCAGCAACGGCGCCGACCGGGTGGTCAACCACCTCGACCCCGGGGCCGACCTCATCCCCCTCGGCACCCGCGACTTCCGCTTCAAGCCCGACGGCTCGGCCTTCGAGCCGGTCTCCGGGGGGGGCCAGAACGGCCACGCCTTCGACGACTGGGGCCACCGCTTCACCTGCAACAATAGCAACCACATCCGCCAGGTCGTCCTGCCCGCCGACGCCCTGGCCCGCAACCCCGACTACGCCGCCAGCACCCCCATCATCGACATCGCCGCCGAGGGGGCCGCCGCCCCGGTCTTCCGGATCAGCCCGGTCGAGCCCTGGCGGATCGTCCGGACCCGCCAGCGTGCCGCCGACCCCGAGTTCCGCCGACGCCTCCCGCCCAACGAGCTGGTCCCCTCCGGCTTCTTCACCTCCGCCACCGGCGTGACCATCTACCGGGGGACCGCCTTCGGCCCCGACTACCTCGGCAACGCCTTCATCGGCGACGTGGGCGGCAACCTCGTCCACCGCAAGCACCTGGCCGTCGACGGCTCGACCTTCGAGGCCACCCGGGCCGAGGAAGGGGTCGAGTTCGCCGCCTCCACCGACAACTGGTTCCGCCCCGTCAACTTCCGGAACACGCCCGACGGCACCCTGCTCGTGCTCGACATGTACCGTGAGACGATCGAGCACCCCGCCTCGATCCCCGAGCCGATCAAGCAGCACCTCGACCTGACCAGCGGCCACGACCGGGGCCGCATCTACGACCTCGTCCCCGCCGACTTCGAGCCCCGGGAACGCCCTCGGCTCTCCCGGGCCCCGGACGCCGAGCTGGTCCCCCTGCTCGCCGACCCCGACTCCTGGTGGCGGGAGACCGCCCAGCGCCTGCTGATCGAGCGGGACGCCCGGGACGCCATCCCCGCCCTCCGTGCGCTCGCCGCCGACCGGCCGACCGCCCTGGGCCGGATGCACGCCCTCTGGACCCTCTCCGCCCTCGGCGGCCTGACGGCGGGAGACCTGCTCCCCGCCCTCTCCGACGCCGAGCCCCGCGTCCGGGAGAACGCCGCCCGGCTCGCCGAGCCGCTGGTCGCCGATGCCGATGCAGCCGCAGACGACCTCCGGGACGCCCTGCTCGCCCTCGCCCGGGACGAGGACCCGATGGTCCGATTCCAGGCCGCCCTCTCGACCGGGGTCGTCCCCGGGCCCGAGGCGATCGACGCCCTGGCCGCCGTCGTCTCGGAGGACTCCGGTGACCGCTGGACCCGATCCGCCGTGATGACCGCCCTCGACGGGCGGGCCGACGCCCTGCTCTCCTCCCTGATCGACCTCCCCGGGTTCCTCGACCGCCCCGAGGCGACCGCCTGGCTCGGCGAGCTCGCCCTGCTCGTCGGCGCCTCCGGTGATCGCGGTCCGATCGATGCCCTGATCGCCCGGATCGGCCATCCCGAGGCCCGGCCCGCCGTCGTCCTCGCCATCCTCAACGGCCTGGGAGAGGGGCTCCGGCGCTCCGGGGGGGACCCCGCCGTGCTGACCTCCGGCCCGGCCGGCGAGGCGCTGGCCCCCGTCTTCGAACGAGCCGCCGAGGCCGCCTCGGCAGGAGGAGACGGCCCGGATCGGATCGAGGCCATCCGACTGCTGGCCCTGGCCCCGAGCGGACTGGCGCTGGAGACCCTCCCCGAATTGCTCGACGGCCGGCAGCCCTCCCCGGTGCAGCTGGCCGCGCTGCGGGCCCTGGGCGACCGCGCCGAGCCCGAGGTCGGGCCGATCCTCACCGCCGCCTGGCGGGGGTTCGGCCCCTCCTCCCGCCGGGAGGCCACCGAGGTCCTCTTCGCCCGGCCCGATCGCCTCTCCGCCCTGCTCGACGCCATGCAGTCCGGCGCGATCCCGCCCGGCCAGCTCGACCCCGCCCGCCGGGACCAGCTCCTCCAGCACCGGGACGCCTCCGTCCGGGGCCGGGCCGAGCAACTGCTCGCCGGCACCTCGGCGTCCTCGACCCGGGCCGAGGTGATCGCCTCCTACCGGGACGCCCTCTCGCTGGAGGGCGGGCCCGACCGCGGCCAGGTCGTCTTCCGGAAGGCCTGCGCCACCTGCCACAAGGCCGAGGGCTTCGGCGCCGAGGTCGGGCCGGATCTCGCCACCGTGACCAACCGGACGCCCGAGGATCTGGTCATCCACATCCTCGACCCGAACCGGGAGGTCCTGCCGCAGTACCTGAATTACAACGTCGCCACGGTCGACGGCCGGGTCCTCAGCGGCCAGGTCGCCTCCGAGTCGCCCACCTCGATCACGCTCAAGCGGGCCGAGGGGGTCACCGACGTCGTCCCCCGGGACCAGATCGACGAGTTCGCCTCCACCGGCCAGTCCCTCATGCCCGAGGGGCTGGAGGAGGAGGTCACCGTCGAGCAGATGGCCGACCTGATCGCCTACCTGAAGGGCCTGCAGGGGGGCTGA